In the genome of Populus nigra chromosome 9, ddPopNigr1.1, whole genome shotgun sequence, one region contains:
- the LOC133703225 gene encoding uncharacterized protein LOC133703225 — protein sequence MNMKFLLEFVSCCGVSSGGALEVPESVGRQSEEETRELMTVRNDHRRKKRGRGSLTAGNNDSGVEWKPSLSAISENNVVVAGERGVERVLNRKGSVAAGGRGGGRVREIATLSGYVDNYRRNGVSMVIPAFSPTPFMMI from the exons ATGAACATGAAGTTTTTGTTGGAATTCGTGTCTTGTTGTGGGGTCTCAAGTGGTGGGGCACTGGAGGTTCCTGAAAGTGTGGGCAGGCAGTCGGAGGAGGAGACACGTGAGTTGATGACGGTGAGGAACGATCATaggaggaagaagagaggaagaggGTCTTTGACTGCTGGGAATAATGATTCAGGGGTTGAGTGGAAGCCATCATTGAGTGCGATATCGGAGAATAACGTAGTGGTGGCGGGGGAGAGAGGAGTTGAAAGGGTGCTTAATAGGAAAGGTAGTGTTGCTGCTGGTGGCCGCGGCGGAGGCAGGGTCCGTGAAATTGCTACCCTTTCCGGTTACGTTGACAATTACAG GCGAAATGGGGTTTCGATGGTTATTCCAGCATTCTCTCCGACTCCATTCATGATGATTTAG
- the LOC133702894 gene encoding organic cation/carnitine transporter 4: protein MSVIPSSDPDLRSPLLSSLEEPARKPEKGPDVQKLTIDDMLQKHCGEFGTWQLRHFVLTCLAWALEAFHTMVMIFADREPEFRCLGSGCDEMAKSVCGFEPGSWDWVGGAGSSTVAQWGLVCGEKYKVGLVQAVFFGGCMIGAGTFGHLSDSTLGRKGSLTVVCLLNAVFGCLTALAPDYWTYLLLRLLTGFSTGGVGLCAFVLATEPVGSSKRGAAGMSTFYFFSTGIAMLSGIAYIFPSWRELYIASSIPSILFLVIVLPFISESPRWYLVRGRINEAMTLMRTIAKSNGKHLPDGVVLALDEDVNESYVNDQSDKQGFATKEAITGSVIDVIRSPVTRVRLFLAVAINFMCSVVYYGLSLNVVNLDTNLHLNVVLNAVAEMPAFTITALLLDKFGRKPLTIGTLWFSGFFCFAGCLMGGVGIWKVVRMICGILGIFGMAGTYNLLFIYTAELFPTVVRNVALGCATQSAQMGAILAPFIVVMGGALPFAVFASCGFVGGLLAFYLPETLNRPLYDTITGMKEGEGGLSGV, encoded by the exons ATGTCTGTCATCCCCTCATCGGACCCGGACCTCCGGTCACCCTTGCTATCTTCTTTAGAAGAACCGGCAAGGAAACCCGAGAAGGGACCAGACGTTCAAAAGCTAACAATAGATGACATGTTACAGAAACATTGTGGTGAATTTGGGACATGGCAATTACGTCACTTTGTGTTAACATGCTTGGCTTGGGCGCTTGAGGCCTTCCATACTATGGTGATGATATTTGCTGACCGTGAGCCGGAGTTTAGGTGTCTTGGTTCGGGTTGTGATGAGATGGCTAAAAGTGTTTGTGGGTTTGAACCTGGTTCGTGGGATTGGGTTGGTGGTGCGGGGAGCTCAACGGTGGCTCAGTGGGGGTTGGTTTGTGGAGAAAAGTACAAGGTTGGGTTGGTTCAAGCTGTTTTCTTCGGTGGCTGCATGATTG gtGCTGGAACATTTGGTCATCTCTCGGACTCTACGCTAGGAAGAAAAGGCTCCTTGACAGTAGTTTGCTTACTAAATGCTGTGTTTGGTTGCTTAACAGCATTAGCCCCAGACTACTGGACCTATCTCCTACTTCGTCTCCTCACCGGTTTCAGCACTGGTGGCGTTGGCCTCTGCGCCTTTGTTCTTGCTACCGAGCCTGTAGGATCCTCGAAACGTGGTGCGGCTGGCATGTCCACATTCTATTTTTTCTCAACTGGAATAGCAATGCTGTCAGGTATAGCTTACATTTTCCCCTCTTGGCGGGAGCTGTACATTGCCTCGTCTATCCCCTCTATCCTTTTCCTTGTCATTGTTCTTCCTTTTATCTCTGAGTCCCCGCGTTGGTACCTTGTTCGTGGGAGGATCAATGAAGCAATGACATTAATGAGGACCATTGCTAAATCTAATGGAAAACATCTTCCTGATGGAGTTGTCTTGGCCCTTGATGAAGATGTAAATGAAAGTTATGTCAATGACCAAAGTGACAAGCAAGGTTTTGCTACAAAAGAAGCAATAACTGGTTCTGTAATTGACGTAATTCGCTCACCAGTCACCCGTGTTCGCCTGTTTTTAGCAGTAGCAATCAACTTCATGTGCTCAGTTGTCTACTATGGCCTTAGCCTGAATGTTGTCAACCTTGATACCAACCTTCACCTAAATGTGGTGCTTAATGCAGTGGCTGAAATGCCAGCATTCACTATAACAGCACTTTTGTTGGACAAGTTTGGAAGGAAACCATTGACAATCGGGACTCTATGGTTCAGCGGCTTTTTCTGCTTTGCAGGGTGTTTGATGGGAGGTGTTGGGATATGGAAAGTGGTGAGGATGATTTGTGGGATTTTGGGTATTTTTGGGATGGCTGGGACATATAATTTGCTGTTTATATACACAGCAGAGTTGTTTCCTACAGTTGTTAGAAATGTAGCCCTTGGTTGTGCAACGCAATCAGCACAAATGGGGGCAATATTGGCACCCTTCATCGTAGTTATGGGTGGTGCATTACCATTTGCAGTTTTCGCAAGTTGTGGTTTTGTAGGAGGATTGCTTGCATTTTACCTGCCAGAGACGCTAAATCGGCCATTGTATGACACGATCACTGGAATGAAGGAAGGAGAAGGTGGTTTGTCAGGTGTGTGA
- the LOC133703257 gene encoding cytochrome P450 726A27-like, whose product MLISLPVFLTILLVISISWTWTKLIKSNKSSSNPPPGPWKLPFIGNLHQLVHPLPHHRLRDLAKKFGPVMQLQVGEVSTVIISSSEAAKEVMKTHEIHFVERPHLVAASVLFYNRKDIAFAPYGEYWRQLRKISILELLSAKRVRSFKSIREEEVSNFITSIYSKEGSPINLSRMIFSLENGITARTSIGKKCKNQEAFLPIVEELAEALGGLNMIDIFPSSKFLYMVSRVRSRLERMHKEADDILESIISERRANSALASKMGKNEEDDLLGVLLNLQDHGNLEFQLTTSTIKAIILEMFSGGGDTSSTALEWAMSELIKNPRVMEKAQKEVRQVFNDLGTIPDETSLHDLKFLKLIIKETLRLHPPIPLIPRECRKRCDVNGYDIHVKSKVLINAWAIGRDPNCWNEPERFYPERFINVSTDFKGSDFEFIPFGAGKRMCPGMLFATANTEFPLAQMLYHFDWKPAGGLKPENLDMTESFGGAVKRKQDLKLIPISYRSLVG is encoded by the exons ATGTTGATCTCCCTCCCCGTTTTTTTAACCATCCTTCTCGTTATCTCCATTTCATGGACATGGACGAAACTTATCAAAAGCAACAAGTCAAGTTCAAATCCACCTCCTGGGCCATGGAAATTACCCTTTATTGGAAACCTTCACCAGCTAGTTCACCCTCTGCCCCATCATCGCCTAAGGGACTTGGCCAAGAAATTTGGACCTGTCATGCAACTTCAAGTTGGTGAAGTTTCCACTGTCATTATTTCTTCATCAGAAGCAGCGAAAGAAGTGATGAAAACCCATGAAATCCACTTTGTTGAAAGACCTCATCTCGTAGCTGCAAGCGTCCTGTTCTACAACCGTAAAGACATTGCATTTGCGCCGTATGGCGAATACTGGAGACAGCTAAGAAAAATTTCCATATTAGAGCTTCTCTCTGCAAAACGTGTGCGATCTTTCAAATCTATTAGGGAAGAAGAggtatctaattttattacttcCATTTATTCAAAAGAGGGGTCTCCAATCAACCTTAGTAGGATGATATTTTCTTTAGAAAATGGCATCACTGCGAGAACAAGCATTGGTAAGAAATGCAAAAACCAAGAAGCTTTCTTACCAATCGTTGAGGAATTGGCGGAGGCACTTGGAGGTTTGAATATGATAGATATATTCCCTTCCTCCAAATTTCTTTACATGGTCAGTCGGGTCAGGTCTAGACTCGAAAGGATGCACAAAGAAGCAGATGACATACTTGAAAGCATCATCTCCGAGCGTAGAGCCAACTCCGCTTTAGCGTCAAAGATGGGCAAGAACGAAGAGGATGATCTTCTTGGTGTTCTTTTGAATCTTCAAGACCATGGAAACCTTGAATTCCAATTAACAACAAGCACTATCAAAGCAATCATCCTG GAAATGTTCAGTGGTGGAGGTGACACTTCGTCAACAGCTTTAGAATGGGCAATGTCAGAATTGATAAAGAACCCGAGAGTCATGGAAAAGGCACAAAAAGAAGTGAGACAAGTCTTCAATGATCTTGGAACTATTCCTGACGAAACAAGCCTTCATGATTTAAAATTCTTGAAGTTGATTATCAAAGAAACTCTACGATTACATCCTCCTATACCATTGATTCCAAGAGAGTGTAGGAAGAGATGTGATGTTAATGGATACGACATCCACGTCAAAAGTAAAGTATTGATTAATGCATGGGCAATTGGAAGAGATCCAAATTGTTGGAATGAACCTGAGAGATTCTATCCAGAGAGATTCATCAATGTTTCGACTGATTTTAAGGGTAGCGACTTTGAATTCATCCCATTTGGTGCTGGAAAGAGGATGTGCCCTGGCATGTTGTTTGCTACAGCCAACACTGAGTTCCCACTTGCGCAGATGTTATATCATTTTGACTGGAAACCTGCTGGTGGATTGAAGCCTGAAAATCTTGACATGACTGAGTCTTTTGGTGGCGCagttaaaagaaaacaagatcTTAAGTTGATTCCCATTTCATATCGTTCACTCGTGGGATAA